The Deltaproteobacteria bacterium genome includes a window with the following:
- a CDS encoding alpha/beta fold hydrolase — protein sequence MPHAVAMPKLGMTMREGTVLEYRVRPGDRVAKGQIILRIESEKTEVEIEAPASGVIRHLYVEPDALVPCGTFLAAITESGDEAFDPEAFRSQNERAETRPAAGARPPGAAAPAPSAGGSSGALPRPAERPVVPAARKRARDLCIDLDRVSGSGPNGRVTVEDVEAFAAQIGERVLVAPGIRLEVPSQGAGETVLLLPGFGSDVSAFGPQIPWLAQTHRVRGVNPRGVGFSSAAEAERDDVASAAADAAALLEAPAHLIGASLGAAVALELALSRPERVRSLVLITPFATATPRLLAVVDAWARVAAEASPEALAAMLLPWLYGGDFLSDTAACRRAAKSLAEAAARVPAATLRRQAAGLRAWSGTREGDLGRLRARTLVIAGADDLLTPGAADLARRIPGAALELVPGAGHAVGIEAAERVSRAILAHLRAG from the coding sequence ATGCCGCACGCGGTCGCGATGCCGAAGCTCGGAATGACGATGCGCGAAGGGACGGTGCTGGAGTACCGCGTGCGTCCGGGCGACCGCGTCGCGAAGGGACAGATCATCCTGCGGATCGAGTCGGAGAAGACCGAGGTCGAGATCGAGGCTCCGGCGAGCGGAGTGATTCGCCACCTGTACGTCGAGCCGGACGCGCTCGTTCCCTGCGGCACGTTCCTCGCGGCGATCACCGAGAGCGGCGACGAGGCCTTCGACCCGGAGGCGTTCCGCAGCCAGAACGAGCGCGCCGAGACGCGACCCGCCGCGGGCGCACGGCCTCCGGGCGCGGCCGCGCCGGCGCCGAGCGCGGGCGGTTCCTCGGGCGCGCTGCCGCGGCCGGCCGAGCGACCCGTGGTTCCCGCCGCCAGGAAGCGCGCGCGCGATCTCTGCATCGATCTCGACCGCGTGTCCGGCAGCGGGCCGAACGGTCGCGTCACGGTCGAGGACGTCGAGGCGTTCGCGGCTCAGATCGGCGAGCGCGTCCTCGTCGCGCCGGGAATCCGGCTCGAGGTTCCGAGCCAGGGCGCGGGCGAGACGGTGCTGCTGCTGCCCGGCTTCGGCTCGGACGTCTCCGCGTTCGGCCCGCAGATCCCGTGGCTTGCGCAGACCCACCGCGTGCGCGGCGTGAATCCGCGCGGCGTCGGCTTCTCCAGCGCGGCCGAGGCGGAGCGCGACGACGTGGCCAGCGCCGCAGCGGACGCCGCGGCGCTGCTCGAGGCGCCGGCGCACCTGATCGGAGCGAGCCTCGGCGCCGCGGTCGCGCTGGAGCTCGCGCTGTCGCGGCCCGAGCGCGTGCGCTCGCTCGTCCTGATCACGCCGTTCGCGACCGCGACGCCGCGGCTGCTCGCCGTCGTCGACGCCTGGGCGCGCGTCGCCGCGGAGGCGAGCCCGGAGGCGCTCGCTGCGATGCTCCTGCCCTGGCTGTACGGCGGGGATTTCCTCTCCGACACCGCCGCGTGTCGGCGCGCCGCGAAGTCGCTCGCGGAGGCCGCCGCGCGGGTTCCGGCCGCCACGCTCCGGCGCCAGGCCGCGGGCCTGCGCGCCTGGTCGGGGACGCGCGAGGGCGATCTCGGCCGTCTCCGCGCGCGCACGCTGGTGATCGCGGGCGCGGACGATCTGCTCACGCCGGGCGCCGCGGACCTCGCGCGGAGGATTCCCGGCGCCGCGCTCGAGCTCGTCCCGGGCGCGGGGCACGCGGTCGGGATCGAGGCCGCCGAGCGCGTGAGCCGGGCGATCCTGGCGCACCTGCGCGCCGGCTAG
- a CDS encoding alpha/beta hydrolase, which produces MPFVQRPHTSLYYESHGEGEPIVFAHGAGGNTLIWWQQIPHFARSRRVLSFDHRGFGRSLCEPGHFHAREFAADLFAILDHAGVERAALVCQSMGGWTGLRAALSRPERVSCLVLSGTPAGVFTPAVLEAFARIGRLAASEGVRAAPALAPDFPAREPELTHLYDQIASLNPVLPPGALATLAEARVEPAELARFSVPTLLISGEHDQLFPPTALKDAAARIPGCRVVDFAGSGHSPYFEHASRFNRIVDEFVAQHRTA; this is translated from the coding sequence ATGCCCTTCGTCCAGCGCCCGCACACGAGCCTCTACTACGAATCCCACGGAGAGGGCGAGCCGATCGTCTTCGCGCACGGAGCCGGCGGCAACACGCTGATCTGGTGGCAGCAGATCCCGCACTTCGCGAGGTCGCGCCGCGTGCTCAGCTTCGATCACCGCGGCTTCGGCCGCTCGCTCTGCGAGCCCGGCCATTTCCACGCTCGGGAGTTCGCAGCGGATCTCTTCGCGATCCTCGATCACGCCGGCGTCGAGCGCGCCGCGCTGGTCTGCCAATCGATGGGCGGCTGGACGGGTCTGCGCGCCGCGCTGTCGCGCCCGGAGCGGGTTTCGTGCCTGGTGCTCTCGGGGACGCCCGCCGGCGTGTTCACGCCCGCGGTGCTCGAGGCGTTCGCGCGCATCGGCAGGCTCGCCGCGAGCGAGGGCGTGCGCGCGGCGCCCGCGCTCGCGCCCGATTTTCCCGCGCGCGAGCCCGAGCTCACGCACCTGTACGACCAGATCGCCTCGCTCAACCCCGTTCTTCCGCCCGGGGCGCTCGCGACGCTCGCGGAGGCGCGCGTCGAGCCAGCGGAGCTCGCGCGCTTCTCGGTGCCGACGCTCTTGATCTCGGGCGAGCACGACCAGCTCTTCCCGCCGACGGCGCTGAAGGACGCCGCCGCCCGGATTCCCGGCTGTCGCGTGGTCGACTTCGCGGGATCGGGGCACTCGCCGTACTTCGAGCACGCCTCGCGCTTCAACCGCATCGTCGACGAGTTCGTCGCGCAACACCGGACCGCGTAG
- a CDS encoding alpha-ketoacid dehydrogenase subunit beta produces the protein MGRSLPMLLAINEAMHIAMASDPDVILLGEDVAGGGGRADQGIEEAWGGIMGATKGLLKRFGPERVLDTPISEMGFLSAAVGCAATGMRPIVELMFMDFIGVSLDPLLNQAAKLRYMLGGKARVPLTVRTLVGAGLRAAAQHSQTLYAITTAIPGLKTVCPSNAYDAKGLLLAAIRDDDPVVFCEPKSLLFSACEVPEGDYVVPLGKANVVRDGTDVTLVGVGRTVQTALDAAGILAANGTSALVLDLRSLAPLDEDGILEALARTGRLVVIDEAPPRCGIASDIAALCVDRGFDYLRAPVKRVSAPHAPVPFSPVLEDAFLPGPERVVAAVQEMG, from the coding sequence ATGGGACGCAGCCTGCCGATGCTTCTCGCGATCAACGAGGCGATGCACATCGCCATGGCCAGCGACCCGGACGTGATCCTGCTCGGCGAGGACGTCGCCGGCGGCGGCGGCCGCGCGGACCAGGGCATCGAGGAGGCCTGGGGCGGAATCATGGGCGCGACGAAGGGGCTGCTGAAGCGCTTCGGCCCCGAACGCGTGCTCGACACGCCGATCAGCGAGATGGGCTTTCTCTCCGCCGCGGTCGGCTGCGCGGCGACGGGGATGCGCCCGATCGTCGAGCTGATGTTCATGGATTTCATCGGCGTCTCGCTCGACCCGCTGCTGAACCAGGCGGCGAAGCTTCGCTACATGCTCGGCGGAAAGGCGAGGGTTCCGCTCACGGTGCGCACGCTGGTCGGCGCGGGGCTGCGCGCCGCCGCGCAGCACTCGCAGACGCTGTACGCGATCACGACCGCCATACCGGGACTGAAGACGGTCTGCCCCTCGAACGCCTACGACGCCAAGGGGCTGCTGCTGGCGGCGATTCGCGACGACGATCCGGTGGTGTTCTGCGAGCCGAAGTCGCTGCTGTTCTCGGCCTGCGAGGTGCCCGAGGGCGACTACGTGGTGCCGCTCGGCAAGGCGAACGTCGTGCGCGACGGAACGGACGTGACGCTCGTCGGTGTCGGACGAACCGTACAGACCGCGCTCGACGCCGCCGGAATCCTCGCCGCGAACGGCACCAGCGCCCTGGTGCTCGACCTGCGCTCGCTTGCGCCTCTGGACGAGGACGGGATTCTCGAGGCGCTGGCGCGAACCGGGCGGCTGGTCGTGATCGACGAGGCGCCGCCGCGCTGCGGGATCGCCTCCGACATTGCTGCGCTCTGCGTCGACCGCGGCTTCGACTACCTGCGCGCGCCGGTGAAGCGGGTCAGCGCGCCGCACGCGCCGGTGCCGTTCAGCCCCGTGCTCGAGGACGCGTTCCTGCCCGGCCCCGAGCGCGTGGTCGCGGCCGTGCAGGAGATGGGCTGA
- a CDS encoding thiamine pyrophosphate-dependent dehydrogenase E1 component subunit alpha, with the protein MNLGREELVHVYRQMRTIRGFEEKLVELVGAGRLAGFLHLYAGEEAVAVGVCSHLGDRDIVSSTHRGHGHCIAKGVDVRGMMAELFGRSTGTCKGKGGSMHIADLDRGMLGANGIVGGGLGLAVGAGLTAKLRKTGGVSIAFFGDGASNQGQFHEAMNLAAIWKLPVIFVCENNGYGEATPMEFVTSVVDIAERARGYAMNAVIADGMDFFDVYEKAGLAIARARAGHGPTLLECKTYRFMGHYVGDNMAYRSKQEMESWKQRRDPLELFEGHVREAGLVDAESLRAVDGDVARLLEESVAFAEASPFPTLDQVTTDVYVRER; encoded by the coding sequence ATGAATCTCGGTCGCGAAGAACTCGTGCACGTCTATCGCCAGATGCGGACGATCCGCGGCTTCGAGGAGAAGCTCGTCGAGCTGGTCGGCGCGGGGCGCCTGGCCGGGTTCCTCCACCTGTACGCGGGTGAAGAGGCGGTGGCGGTCGGCGTCTGCTCGCATCTGGGCGATCGCGACATCGTCTCGTCCACGCACCGCGGCCACGGTCACTGCATCGCGAAGGGCGTGGACGTCCGCGGCATGATGGCGGAGCTGTTCGGCCGCTCGACCGGCACCTGCAAGGGGAAGGGCGGCTCGATGCACATCGCGGATCTCGACCGCGGCATGCTCGGCGCGAACGGCATCGTCGGCGGCGGGCTCGGGCTCGCGGTGGGCGCGGGACTCACGGCGAAGCTGCGCAAGACCGGCGGCGTCTCGATCGCGTTCTTCGGCGACGGCGCGAGCAACCAGGGCCAGTTCCACGAGGCGATGAATCTTGCGGCGATCTGGAAGCTCCCGGTGATCTTCGTCTGCGAGAACAACGGCTACGGCGAGGCGACCCCGATGGAGTTCGTGACCTCGGTGGTCGACATCGCCGAGCGCGCGCGCGGGTACGCGATGAACGCGGTGATCGCCGACGGCATGGACTTCTTCGACGTGTACGAGAAGGCAGGGCTCGCGATCGCGAGGGCGCGCGCGGGTCACGGCCCGACGCTGCTCGAGTGCAAGACCTACCGCTTCATGGGTCACTACGTCGGTGACAACATGGCGTACCGCTCGAAGCAGGAGATGGAGAGCTGGAAGCAGCGCCGCGACCCGCTCGAGCTCTTCGAGGGCCACGTTCGCGAGGCGGGGCTGGTCGACGCGGAGAGCCTTCGCGCGGTGGACGGCGACGTCGCTCGCCTGCTCGAGGAGTCGGTGGCCTTCGCGGAGGCGAGCCCGTTCCCGACGCTGGACCAGGTCACCACGGACGTCTACGTGAGGGAGCGCTGA